In Pseudorca crassidens isolate mPseCra1 chromosome 13, mPseCra1.hap1, whole genome shotgun sequence, the following proteins share a genomic window:
- the COL10A1 gene encoding collagen alpha-1(X) chain: MKLYEITVFQNPSENMLPQIALLLLISLNLAHGVFYTDRYQTPTGIKGPPSNTKTQIFIPYTIKSKGISVRGEEGIPGPPGPAGPRGHPGPSGPPGKPGYGSPGPQGEPGLPGPPGPSATGKPGLPGLPGKPGKRGPYGPKGDIGPAGLPGLGGPPGPPGIPGPAGISVSGKPGPQGPPGALGPRGFPGEKGAPGVPGMNGQKGETGYGAPGRPGDRGLPGPQGPMGPPGPPGVGKSGKNGFPGQPGIKGDRGFPGKRGPTGPPGPQGPPGEQGPEGTGKPGAPGAPGQPGVPGTKGHPGAPGIAGPPGAPGFGKPGLPGLKGQRGPVGLPGGPGAKGEQGPAGHPGEPGLTGPPGNMGPQGPKGIPGNHGIPGPKGEMGPVGPAGYPGAKGERGSSGLDGKPGYPGEPGLSGPEGNPGLPGPKGDPGIRGRPGLPGPEGPTGAKGVPGHNGEAGPRGAPGMPGTRGPIGPPGIPGFPGSKGDPGTPGPPGPAGIATKGLSGPTGPPGPRGHAGEPGLPGPPGPPGQAVLPEGFVKAGQRPFVGANQGVTGMPVSAFTVILSKAYPTIGTPIPFDKILYNRQQHYDPRTGIFTCRIPGIYYFSYQVHVKGTHAWVGLYKNGTPVMYTYDEYIKGYLDQASGSAIIDLTENDQVWLQLPSAESNGLYSSGYVHSSFSGFLVAPM, translated from the exons ATGAAGCTATATGAAATTACTGTTTTTCAGAATCCATCTGAGAACATGCTGCCACAAATAGCCCTTCTGCTGCTAATATCCTTGAACTTGGCCCATGGAGTATTTTATACTGACCGATACCAAACACCTACAGGCATAAAAGGCCCACCATCCAACACCAAGACACAGATCTTCATCCCTTATACCATAAAGAGTAAAG GTATATCAGTAAGAGGAGAGGAAGGTATTCCTGGTCCACCAGGCCCTGCTGGACCTCGAGGGCACCCAGGTCCATctggaccaccaggaaaaccAGGCTATGGAAGTCCTGGACCCCAAGGAGAGCCAGGGCTGCCAGGACCGCCGGGACCATCAGCCACTGGGAAGCCAGGTCTGCCAGGACTCCCAGGAAAACCAGGGAAGAGAGGACCATACGGACCAAAGGGAGATATTGGACCAGCTGGTTTACCAGGACTAGGGGGCCCGCCAGGGCCACCTGGAATTCCCGGCCCAGCTGGAATTTCTGTTTCAGGAAAACCTGGGCCACAGGGACCTCCAGGAGCCCTGGGACCCAGGGGCTTTCCTGGAGAAAAGGGTGCACCAGGAGTCCCTGGTATGAATGGACAGAAAGGGGAAACGGGATATGGTGCTCCTGGCCGCCCTGGTGACAGGGGCCTCCCAGGTCCTCAGGGTCCCATGGGACCACCGGGCCCCCCTGGAGTGGGGAAAAGCGGTAAAAATGGGTTTCCAGGACAGCCAGGTATCAAAGGTGATCGAGGCTTTCCAGGTAAAAGGGGGCCAACTGGCCCACCAGGCCCCCAAGGTCCTCCTGGGGAACAAGGACCAGAAGGTACTGGAAAGCCAGGAGCCCCTGGAGCCCCAGGCCAGCCAGGGGTTCCAGGGACAAAAGGTCACCCTGGGGCTCCAGGAATAGCTGGGCCCCCAGGGGCTCCTGGCTTTGGGAAACCAGGCTTGCCAGGCCTGAAAGGACAAAGGGGACCTGTAGGCCTTCCGGGGGGTCCGGGTGCCAAAGGGGAACAAGGCCCAGCAGGTCATCCCGGGGAACCAGGTCTGACTGGACCCCCTGGGAATATGGGACCCCAAGGACCAAAAGGCATTCCAGGCAACCACGGGATCCCAGGCCCTAAAGGTGAGATGGGGCCAGTGGGGCCTGCAGGATACCCTGGGGCTAAGGGAGAAAGGGGCTCCTCTGGGTTAGATGGAAAACCTGGGTACCCAGGAGAACCGGGTCTCAGTGGTCCCGAGGGTAACCCAGGGTTGCCGGGCCCAAAAGGTGACCCTGGAATTAGAGGACGTCCTGGCCTCCCAGGCCCTGAGGGCCCAACAGGAGCTAAGGGAGTGCCTGGGCACAATGGTGAGGCTGGGCCAAGAGGTGCCCCTGGAATGCCAGGTACTAGAGGTCCCATCGGGCCACCAGGCATTCCAGGATTCCCTGGATCCAAAGGGGATCCAGGAACTCCGGGTCCTCCTGGTCCAGCTGGCATAGCAACTAAAGGTCTCAGTggacccactgggccaccaggtcCAAGAGGGCACGCTGGAGAGCCTGGCCTCCCAGGGCCCCCAGGCCCCCCAGGCCAAGCAGTCCTGCCAGAGGGCTTTGTGAAGGCAGGCCAGAGGCCTTTTGTTGGTGCCAACCAGGGAGTAACAGGAATGCCTGTGTCTGCTTTCACTGTTATTCTCTCCAAAGCTTACCCAACTATAGGTACTCCTATcccatttgataaaattttatataacagGCAACAGCATTATGACCCAAGAACTGGAATCTTTACCTGTAGGATTCCAGGAATATATTACTTCTCCTACCAAGTGCATGTGAAAGGGACCCATGCTTGGGTGGGCCTGTATAAGAACGGCACCCCTGTAATGTACACCTATGATGAGTACATCAAAGGCTACCTAGATCAGGCTTCAGGGAGCGCCATAATCGATCTCACAGAAAACGACCAGGTGTGGCTCCAGCTGCCCAGTGCAGAGTCGAATGGGCTGTACTCCTCTGGGTACGTCCACTCCtccttctcaggattcctagtgGCTCCAATGTGA